From Streptomyces sp. NBC_00775, one genomic window encodes:
- a CDS encoding MerR family transcriptional regulator has product MRRDSIDMRIGELPRRTGVSTRSLRYYEQQGLLRAERAANGYRDYDESAVTRAANIQGLLRAGLTVDDIREPLDNGCLNEPLGQLPLCEGALQTATDRLDELDRRIGALRQLRERLAEQVTRTRNALAASERN; this is encoded by the coding sequence GTGCGAAGGGATTCCATCGACATGCGCATCGGGGAGCTGCCCCGCAGAACCGGCGTCAGCACTCGGTCACTCAGGTACTACGAGCAGCAGGGCCTGCTGCGCGCCGAACGGGCGGCCAACGGCTACCGGGACTACGACGAGTCCGCCGTGACCCGCGCCGCCAACATCCAGGGCCTGCTGCGGGCGGGCCTGACCGTCGACGACATCCGTGAGCCGCTGGACAACGGATGTCTGAACGAACCGCTCGGCCAACTCCCCTTGTGCGAAGGCGCGTTGCAGACCGCCACCGACCGGCTCGACGAGCTGGACCGGCGCATCGGCGCACTGCGGCAGCTGCGCGAGCGGCTGGCGGAGCAGGTGACGCGGACACGGAACGCACTGGCCGCGAGTGAGAGGAACTGA
- a CDS encoding alpha/beta fold hydrolase, translating into MTSFVLPHEVHGDGAHKVFAVHGWFADRSAYAAVLPDLDRETFQYALVDLRGYGEAKDAVGAYTTAEAAADLAELADRLGWERFSVIGHSMGGAVAQRLLALVPDRLRRLVGVSPVPASGLPMPADQWELFADAAHKPENRRAIIDFTTGSRRPAVWLDRMVARSIALSDAKAFRAWLDSWAGEDFHAEVEGARVPALAVTGALDPALSAALMRETWLSWYPGGEVHELLGAGHYAMDETPLELIRVVEAFLRDDGDSDGVGEGEQA; encoded by the coding sequence ATGACCTCCTTCGTGCTCCCCCATGAAGTGCACGGCGACGGCGCCCACAAGGTGTTCGCCGTGCACGGCTGGTTCGCCGACCGGTCCGCGTACGCGGCGGTGCTGCCGGATCTCGACCGCGAGACGTTCCAGTACGCGCTGGTCGATCTGCGCGGCTACGGGGAGGCGAAGGACGCGGTCGGCGCGTACACGACCGCCGAGGCCGCCGCCGATCTCGCCGAGCTGGCGGACCGGCTCGGCTGGGAGCGGTTCTCGGTGATCGGTCACTCGATGGGCGGTGCCGTGGCCCAGCGCCTGCTGGCCCTCGTCCCGGACCGGCTGCGCCGTCTGGTCGGCGTCTCTCCGGTGCCCGCGTCGGGGCTGCCGATGCCCGCGGATCAGTGGGAACTCTTCGCCGACGCCGCGCACAAGCCGGAGAACCGGCGCGCCATCATCGACTTCACGACCGGCAGCCGCCGTCCCGCGGTCTGGCTCGACCGGATGGTCGCGCGCTCGATCGCCCTGAGCGACGCGAAGGCGTTCCGTGCCTGGCTGGACTCCTGGGCCGGGGAGGACTTCCATGCCGAGGTCGAGGGGGCCAGGGTGCCCGCACTGGCCGTGACGGGCGCGCTGGATCCCGCGCTCTCGGCGGCCCTGATGCGGGAGACCTGGCTGAGCTGGTACCCGGGCGGCGAGGTGCACGAGTTGCTCGGGGCGGGCCACTACGCGATGGACGAGACCCCGCTGGAGTTGATCCGCGTCGTGGAGGCCTTCCTGCGCGATGACGGCGACAGCGACGGGGTAGGCGAGGGCGAGCAGGCGTGA
- a CDS encoding cytochrome P450 gives MSVARRTAPPVPDVFDPRRYANGVPHAAYRTLRDHHPVAWQDEPDVLGWPAGPGFWAVARHADVVRVLKDSATYSSYLGATQIRDPDPDDLPFIRRMMLNQDPPDHGRLRRLVSRAFTPRRVDRFESVVRERARTLLGRAVERARAGDGTCDLVATVTDDYALLNLADLLGVPEGDRGLLLHWTQRVIGYQDPDEAGEPVLDGRGRPVNPRSPAMLRDMFAYARKLALHKRNHPGDDVLTTLATDSELAPAELEMFFFLLTVAGNDTVRSAAPGGLLALAEHPDAYEELRVGRVQLGTAVDELLRRHPPVLSFRRTAAVDTELAGQRIRAGDKVVVFHASANHDERVFTDPHRLDLARSPNPHVSFGDGPHVCLGAHFARLQLRVLYEETVRALPSLRTAGPPRHLVSNFINGLKSLPVQVT, from the coding sequence GTGAGCGTCGCACGACGGACCGCGCCGCCCGTGCCGGACGTCTTCGATCCTCGGCGGTACGCCAATGGGGTCCCCCACGCCGCGTACCGAACGCTCCGCGACCATCACCCGGTCGCCTGGCAGGACGAGCCCGACGTGCTCGGCTGGCCGGCGGGACCGGGGTTCTGGGCGGTCGCCCGGCACGCGGACGTGGTCCGGGTGCTGAAGGACTCGGCAACGTACTCCTCGTATCTCGGAGCGACCCAGATCCGCGATCCCGACCCGGACGATCTGCCGTTCATCCGGCGCATGATGCTCAATCAGGACCCTCCGGATCACGGCCGGTTGAGGCGGCTGGTCAGCCGGGCGTTCACGCCGCGGCGCGTCGACCGCTTCGAGTCGGTCGTGCGCGAGCGGGCCCGTACGCTGCTCGGGCGGGCGGTGGAGCGGGCCCGCGCGGGCGACGGCACCTGCGACCTTGTCGCCACCGTCACCGACGACTACGCCCTGCTGAACCTCGCCGACCTGCTCGGCGTGCCGGAGGGCGACCGGGGGCTGCTGCTGCACTGGACGCAGCGCGTCATCGGCTACCAGGACCCCGACGAGGCGGGCGAACCCGTGCTCGACGGGCGTGGCCGGCCCGTCAATCCGCGCTCCCCGGCGATGCTGCGGGACATGTTCGCGTACGCGCGGAAGCTGGCCCTCCACAAGAGGAACCATCCCGGCGACGACGTGCTGACCACCCTCGCCACCGACTCCGAACTCGCCCCCGCCGAGCTGGAGATGTTCTTCTTCCTGCTCACGGTCGCGGGCAACGACACCGTACGCAGCGCGGCTCCCGGAGGCCTGCTGGCGCTGGCGGAGCATCCGGACGCGTACGAGGAACTACGCGTGGGCCGCGTCCAACTCGGCACAGCGGTGGACGAGTTGTTGCGCAGGCATCCTCCCGTCCTCAGCTTCCGCCGTACGGCGGCCGTCGACACCGAGCTGGCCGGGCAGCGTATCCGCGCGGGCGACAAGGTGGTCGTCTTCCACGCCTCGGCCAACCACGACGAACGCGTCTTCACCGACCCGCACCGGCTCGACCTGGCCCGGAGCCCGAACCCGCACGTCTCCTTCGGCGACGGCCCGCACGTCTGCCTCGGCGCGCACTTCGCCCGCCTGCAACTCCGTGTGCTGTACGAGGAGACCGTGCGAGCCCTGCCGTCCCTCCGGACCGCCGGGCCTCCTCGCCATCTCGTCTCGAACTTCATCAACGGCCTCAAGTCACTGCCAGTTCAGGTGACTTGA
- a CDS encoding penicillin-binding transpeptidase domain-containing protein → MHSMIRRSLVASGVLALLAGCAGCAGGNGGTGGSGSGTTPTGEVKPSSAPASAGGYGDILVGGKPVTGSKAIANTKFPYRRTYTDGELYAPVTGYRTLMYGTAGLESVYDDALAKRSEDVVTTVDPDVQKAAFAALGDSRGAAIALDAKSGELLAVVSTPSYDATKFSNNTPRDLATWKELNNDSRQPLFNRALREATAPGETFDVVIAAAALEHGLYTGVDERTAGGSGACERASIRTALKNSCDAVFTKMAADLGESQLRETAEKFGFNQSDPKIPVRTNAGTFEGDGSTATPLQMARVTAALADGGRLAAPHLVERSSTGEARRILWAKTAESLRSALQDKTEWTPTDAGEGSPSSWSLAYARKGNGDLVALAVRVTGQDAGAAALVAEKMAGAVS, encoded by the coding sequence ATGCATTCGATGATCAGACGATCGCTCGTCGCGTCCGGAGTCCTCGCGCTGCTGGCCGGTTGCGCCGGTTGCGCCGGTGGAAACGGTGGCACCGGCGGCTCGGGGTCCGGCACCACCCCCACAGGGGAGGTGAAGCCGAGTTCCGCCCCGGCGTCCGCCGGGGGATACGGCGACATACTCGTCGGCGGAAAGCCCGTCACCGGATCGAAGGCGATCGCGAACACCAAGTTTCCCTATCGACGCACCTACACGGACGGTGAGTTGTACGCCCCTGTCACGGGCTACAGGACCCTCATGTACGGCACGGCCGGCCTGGAGAGCGTGTACGACGACGCCCTGGCCAAGCGGTCCGAGGACGTAGTGACGACAGTCGACCCTGACGTGCAGAAGGCGGCCTTCGCGGCGCTCGGGGACTCGCGCGGGGCGGCGATCGCCCTCGACGCCAAGAGCGGCGAGCTGCTCGCCGTCGTGAGCACGCCCTCGTACGACGCGACGAAGTTCAGCAACAACACCCCCAGGGATCTGGCCACTTGGAAGGAGCTGAACAACGACTCGCGGCAGCCGTTGTTCAACCGGGCGCTGCGGGAGGCCACCGCCCCGGGGGAGACGTTCGACGTGGTGATCGCGGCCGCGGCTCTGGAGCACGGGCTGTACACGGGCGTCGACGAGCGCACGGCCGGCGGATCAGGAGCGTGCGAGCGCGCCTCGATCCGTACGGCGCTGAAGAACTCCTGCGATGCCGTCTTCACGAAGATGGCCGCGGACCTCGGGGAGTCCCAACTCCGCGAAACCGCGGAGAAGTTCGGCTTCAACCAGTCCGACCCGAAGATCCCTGTCCGCACCAACGCCGGCACCTTCGAGGGTGACGGCAGCACCGCGACACCGCTTCAGATGGCCAGGGTGACGGCCGCCCTCGCCGACGGGGGCCGCCTCGCGGCCCCGCATCTCGTAGAGCGGTCGTCGACCGGCGAGGCCCGGCGGATCCTCTGGGCGAAGACGGCGGAGTCACTGCGTTCGGCCCTCCAGGACAAGACGGAGTGGACGCCCACTGACGCGGGGGAAGGGAGCCCTTCCTCGTGGTCCCTCGCGTACGCCCGCAAGGGGAACGGCGATCTCGTCGCACTCGCGGTCCGGGTGACGGGGCAGGACGCAGGGGCGGCCGCACTCGTCGCCGAGAAGATGGCCGGGGCGGTTTCCTGA
- a CDS encoding damage-control phosphatase ARMT1 family protein, whose product MPETSESSEPSVILSNTVGSFPWSVLAERHPALIRKVRDAFPYGPEQRRALDALLKSGSEGVIEPLGAEAEDREQWETWGREYYGRSWFDVPFLWSESYFYRQLLEAVGYFAPGPWKGIDPFRPFKLAELDTPEADEELAALDELALRPAEDQEEALLHGSLWGNRADLGFSLAGGVGEQADFQLVANDGELLRSMFAGGTLCLVADNAGRELIPDLLLIDHLLRHGRVERAVLQVKPYPYYVSDATTADVIDALRRLTAAKGAAGQSGHRLWSALTDGRLTVRAHPFFCAPLPFADMPDDLRQEFAAADVTVMKGDLNYRRLIGDRLRPATTPFAVPTAYFPGPVAALRTLKSDVIVGLDARTEAALVAAEEQRWRTSGTHALIQVRT is encoded by the coding sequence ATGCCCGAGACCAGCGAGTCCAGCGAACCCAGCGTGATCCTCAGCAACACAGTGGGTTCGTTCCCCTGGAGCGTGCTGGCCGAGCGGCATCCCGCGCTCATCCGAAAGGTGCGGGACGCCTTCCCGTACGGCCCCGAACAGCGCCGCGCGCTCGACGCACTGCTGAAGAGCGGCTCCGAGGGCGTCATCGAACCCCTCGGAGCCGAAGCGGAGGACCGCGAGCAGTGGGAGACCTGGGGGCGGGAGTACTACGGCCGCTCCTGGTTCGACGTGCCCTTCCTGTGGTCCGAGAGCTACTTCTACCGTCAACTCCTGGAAGCCGTCGGCTACTTCGCCCCGGGACCGTGGAAGGGCATCGACCCCTTTCGCCCCTTCAAACTGGCGGAGCTGGACACCCCCGAGGCGGACGAGGAACTGGCCGCACTCGACGAGCTCGCCCTCCGGCCGGCCGAGGACCAGGAGGAGGCGCTGCTGCACGGCTCACTGTGGGGCAACCGCGCGGACCTCGGCTTCAGCCTGGCGGGCGGGGTGGGGGAGCAGGCCGACTTCCAACTCGTCGCGAACGACGGCGAGTTGCTCCGCTCGATGTTCGCCGGCGGCACCCTCTGCCTGGTCGCGGACAACGCGGGCCGGGAACTCATCCCCGACCTGCTCCTGATCGACCACCTGCTCCGCCACGGCCGCGTCGAGCGGGCCGTTCTCCAGGTGAAGCCGTACCCGTATTACGTCTCGGACGCCACGACGGCGGACGTGATCGACGCATTGCGCCGCTTGACCGCCGCGAAGGGAGCGGCCGGTCAGTCGGGCCACCGCCTCTGGTCGGCCCTGACCGACGGCCGCCTCACGGTCCGGGCGCACCCCTTCTTCTGCGCCCCGCTGCCGTTCGCCGACATGCCCGACGACCTGCGCCAGGAGTTCGCGGCGGCCGACGTGACCGTCATGAAGGGCGACCTGAACTACCGCCGCCTCATCGGCGATCGCCTCCGCCCCGCCACCACGCCCTTCGCGGTCCCCACCGCGTACTTCCCCGGCCCGGTGGCCGCCCTGCGCACCCTGAAGTCGGACGTGATCGTCGGCCTCGACGCCCGCACCGAGGCCGCACTCGTCGCCGCCGAGGAGCAGCGCTGGCGCACCAGCGGCACGCACGCGCTGATCCAGGTCAGGACGTGA
- a CDS encoding S8 family peptidase, giving the protein MRPSPTRDARRKLISVAAISAALLAGMTTTVAAQTSTSPSASTSTSTEKADVTPAAQAAAAPAERLIVGYKSGAAEAKSNKAADADAEAKGKKAGEDLDFQRRLGTGAALVDLGAELRKADVADVIAQYQADPQVAYVVPDRLNKPQADPNDTEYSKQWDLFESTAGMRVPGAWSTSTGSGVTVAVIDTGYVAHSDVAANIVGGYDFISDTAVSVDGDGRDSNPADPGDWYATDECGTGTGSSSSSWHGTHVAGTIAAVTNNSKGVAGIAYNAKISPLRVLGKCGGYDSDIIDAITWASGGTVSGVPANTNVAKVINMSLGGSGACTSATQTAINGAVNRGTTVVVAAGNDNDNASKYSPASCSNVITVAATGRSGSRASYSNYGSIVDISAPGGDMSTATANGIYSTLNSGTKTASTESYAYYQGTSMATPHIVGLVALMKSANPSLTPAQIESAIKTNARALPGTCSGGCGAGLADATKTVQAVATSGGSTGGATFSSTAAVSIPDAGSAVESPITVSGRSGNAPSTLQVGVDITHTYRGDLVIDLVAPDGSTYRLKSSSTSDSADNVSATYTVDASSETANGTWKLRVQDTAAQDTGTINSWKLTF; this is encoded by the coding sequence TTGCGTCCCTCCCCCACCCGCGACGCCCGGCGGAAGCTGATCTCCGTCGCCGCGATATCCGCCGCCCTGCTGGCCGGAATGACCACCACGGTGGCTGCCCAGACGTCGACGTCCCCCTCTGCCTCCACCTCCACCTCCACGGAGAAGGCGGACGTCACTCCCGCCGCGCAGGCCGCCGCCGCGCCCGCCGAGCGCCTGATCGTCGGCTACAAGTCCGGCGCCGCCGAGGCGAAGTCCAACAAGGCCGCCGACGCCGACGCCGAGGCGAAGGGCAAGAAGGCGGGCGAGGACCTCGACTTCCAGCGCCGTCTCGGCACCGGTGCTGCCCTGGTCGACCTCGGCGCCGAGCTCAGGAAGGCGGACGTCGCCGACGTCATCGCGCAGTACCAGGCCGACCCGCAGGTCGCGTACGTCGTCCCCGACCGGCTGAACAAGCCGCAGGCCGACCCGAACGACACCGAGTACAGCAAGCAGTGGGACCTGTTCGAGTCCACGGCGGGCATGCGCGTCCCGGGTGCCTGGTCCACCTCCACCGGCAGCGGTGTGACCGTCGCGGTCATCGACACCGGTTACGTGGCGCACTCCGACGTCGCCGCGAACATCGTCGGCGGCTACGACTTCATCTCCGACACGGCGGTCTCGGTCGACGGCGACGGACGCGACAGCAACCCTGCCGACCCGGGCGACTGGTACGCGACCGACGAGTGCGGCACGGGCACCGGCTCCAGCAGCTCCTCCTGGCACGGCACCCACGTCGCCGGCACCATCGCCGCCGTCACCAACAACAGCAAGGGCGTCGCGGGCATCGCGTACAACGCGAAGATCTCCCCGCTGCGCGTCCTCGGCAAGTGCGGTGGCTACGACTCCGACATCATCGACGCCATCACCTGGGCGTCCGGCGGCACGGTGTCCGGCGTCCCGGCCAACACCAACGTCGCCAAGGTCATCAACATGAGCCTCGGCGGCTCCGGTGCCTGCACCTCCGCCACCCAGACCGCCATCAACGGCGCCGTGAACCGCGGTACGACGGTCGTCGTCGCGGCGGGCAACGACAACGACAACGCCTCCAAGTACTCCCCGGCGAGCTGCAGCAACGTCATCACCGTCGCCGCGACCGGCCGCAGCGGCTCCCGGGCCTCGTACTCCAACTACGGCTCGATCGTCGACATCTCGGCCCCGGGCGGCGACATGAGCACCGCCACCGCCAACGGCATCTACTCCACGCTCAACTCCGGCACGAAGACCGCGTCCACGGAGTCGTACGCCTACTACCAGGGCACCAGCATGGCCACCCCGCACATCGTCGGCCTCGTGGCGCTGATGAAGTCGGCGAACCCGTCGCTGACCCCGGCGCAGATCGAGTCGGCCATCAAGACCAACGCCCGTGCCCTGCCCGGCACGTGCTCGGGCGGCTGCGGCGCCGGTCTCGCGGACGCGACCAAGACCGTCCAGGCGGTGGCGACGAGCGGCGGCTCCACCGGCGGCGCCACCTTCTCCAGCACCGCGGCCGTCTCCATCCCGGACGCCGGCTCCGCCGTCGAGTCCCCGATCACCGTCAGCGGCCGCAGCGGCAACGCGCCCTCCACCCTCCAGGTCGGCGTCGACATCACCCACACCTACCGCGGTGACCTGGTGATCGACCTGGTCGCCCCGGACGGTTCGACCTACCGCCTGAAGTCCTCCAGCACCTCGGACTCCGCGGACAACGTCAGCGCCACCTACACGGTCGACGCCTCCAGCGAGACGGCGAACGGCACCTGGAAGCTCCGCGTCCAGGACACGGCCGCGCAGGACACCGGCACGATCAACAGCTGGAAGCTGACCTTCTGA
- a CDS encoding lytic polysaccharide monooxygenase auxiliary activity family 9 protein produces MTAYRTATAAAVAVAAPLLLATWAAGPAQAHGAPTYPVSRVAACSPEGGSLIRTAACQAAIAANGAPFTAWDNLRVAGVNGRDRQVIPDGQLCSGGLAAYKGLDLARADWPSTRLTPGGTFTLTYSSTIPHTGTFKLFLTKPGYDPARPLKWSDLPAQPFATATDPALVNGAYRIKATLPSDRTGRQMLYTIWQNSSTTDTYYSCSDVVLSGGHSTPTRQAGTSGEGAQKTTAPAEREPTPTPTTASPSPTTASPTPATTSPAEATSPDHLAPAADSTSGGSSAALPLIAGGTAALLLTAGAAVSLRRRR; encoded by the coding sequence ATGACCGCCTACCGCACCGCCACCGCGGCCGCTGTCGCCGTGGCGGCTCCGCTGCTCCTCGCGACCTGGGCCGCGGGGCCCGCCCAGGCGCACGGCGCGCCGACGTATCCGGTCAGCCGGGTGGCGGCGTGCTCGCCCGAGGGCGGCAGCCTGATCCGGACCGCGGCCTGCCAGGCGGCGATCGCCGCGAACGGCGCGCCCTTCACCGCCTGGGACAACCTCCGGGTGGCCGGCGTCAACGGCAGGGACCGCCAGGTGATCCCCGACGGACAGTTGTGCAGCGGGGGCCTCGCCGCCTACAAGGGCCTCGACCTCGCCCGCGCGGACTGGCCGTCGACCCGGCTGACTCCCGGCGGCACCTTCACCCTCACGTACAGCTCGACGATTCCGCACACGGGGACCTTCAAGCTGTTTCTGACCAAGCCGGGTTACGACCCGGCCCGGCCACTGAAGTGGTCCGACCTGCCGGCGCAGCCGTTCGCCACAGCCACGGACCCGGCTCTGGTGAACGGCGCCTACCGCATCAAGGCCACGCTGCCGTCCGACCGGACCGGCCGTCAGATGCTCTACACGATCTGGCAGAACTCGAGCACGACGGATACGTACTACTCGTGCTCGGACGTGGTGCTGTCGGGCGGGCACTCGACGCCCACGCGGCAGGCGGGGACGAGCGGCGAAGGCGCCCAGAAGACGACGGCTCCGGCCGAGCGGGAACCCACTCCCACGCCGACGACCGCTTCGCCGTCACCGACGACCGCCTCCCCGACGCCGGCGACCACTTCACCGGCCGAGGCGACCTCGCCGGACCACCTGGCACCGGCCGCCGACAGCACCTCGGGCGGCAGCAGCGCCGCGCTCCCCCTCATCGCCGGGGGAACCGCGGCACTGCTTCTCACCGCGGGCGCCGCCGTCTCACTCCGGCGCCGCCGCTGA
- a CDS encoding Tat pathway signal sequence domain protein, giving the protein MRTRSLLALVGVAAALSVSATVPASAADTPVLTTGSAGGTAVAGGDVLSASLASGTAATLYSSSTGTSGVSCSASTFTATVTDNPAAPGTATESLTGHTFDSSTCTSNVVGVLGVTSITVDNLPYTTTVASDGTVTVTPAAGSVIQTTVKLRTLLGSITCVYQASSLSGTASNTDNSIAFTNQQFAKTSGSSLCFSNGYFTAKYAPVQDTSQSGSPSVYVN; this is encoded by the coding sequence ATGCGTACTCGATCCCTCCTTGCCCTTGTCGGCGTCGCCGCAGCCCTCTCGGTGTCCGCGACCGTCCCCGCCTCCGCCGCCGACACCCCGGTGCTCACCACCGGCAGCGCCGGCGGGACCGCCGTGGCCGGCGGTGACGTCCTCAGTGCCTCGCTGGCGAGCGGCACCGCGGCCACGCTCTACTCCAGCAGCACCGGCACGAGCGGCGTCTCCTGCTCCGCGTCGACCTTCACCGCCACCGTCACCGACAACCCGGCGGCCCCCGGTACGGCGACCGAGTCGCTCACCGGGCACACCTTCGACAGCAGCACTTGCACCAGCAACGTCGTCGGCGTGCTCGGCGTCACCAGCATCACGGTCGACAACCTGCCGTACACCACCACGGTGGCCTCCGACGGCACCGTCACCGTCACTCCGGCCGCCGGCTCCGTCATTCAGACCACGGTCAAGCTGCGCACCCTGCTGGGCAGCATCACCTGCGTCTACCAGGCGTCCAGCCTGTCCGGCACGGCGTCCAACACGGACAACAGCATCGCCTTCACCAACCAGCAGTTCGCGAAGACCTCCGGCTCGTCCCTGTGCTTCAGCAACGGCTACTTCACCGCCAAGTACGCGCCCGTCCAGGACACCAGCCAGTCCGGCAGCCCGTCGGTCTACGTCAACTGA
- a CDS encoding DUF6230 family protein: protein MASSSDATASNGSSPETPENTESGSAADTPDRRGRVRLRRAAVMAVPATAIAAGLMILTAQGALGVQFAISGMAFTVTATDLDGTGFEQFGGLDNMADGSPNAGDTGGQVLIVTSAIKSATLTKLCQSVDLGGTNLLITAGSGADKVQASHLTTDSTELSGDASFGNIEIGNDASTLDKAEVQGPKGVFSQQADTVHIANLRQTNYATTAAVFKLPGLKLRFSDSGC from the coding sequence ATGGCCTCGTCCTCGGACGCCACGGCATCCAACGGTTCCAGCCCCGAGACCCCCGAGAACACGGAAAGCGGTTCAGCCGCCGACACTCCGGACAGACGCGGGCGGGTCCGCCTGCGTCGCGCCGCCGTGATGGCGGTGCCCGCCACCGCGATCGCCGCGGGATTGATGATCCTCACCGCCCAGGGCGCGCTCGGCGTCCAGTTCGCCATCTCCGGCATGGCGTTCACGGTCACCGCGACGGACCTCGACGGCACGGGCTTCGAGCAGTTCGGCGGCCTCGACAACATGGCGGACGGCAGCCCGAACGCCGGCGACACCGGCGGCCAGGTCCTGATCGTCACCTCCGCGATCAAGAGCGCCACGCTCACCAAGCTGTGCCAGAGCGTCGACCTGGGCGGCACGAACCTGCTCATCACGGCGGGCAGCGGAGCGGACAAGGTGCAGGCGAGCCACCTCACCACCGACTCCACGGAGCTGTCGGGCGACGCGTCGTTCGGCAACATCGAGATCGGCAACGACGCCAGCACACTCGACAAGGCCGAAGTCCAGGGCCCCAAGGGTGTGTTCAGCCAGCAGGCCGACACCGTGCACATCGCGAACCTGCGGCAGACCAACTACGCGACCACGGCAGCGGTGTTCAAGCTCCCCGGTCTCAAGCTCCGCTTCAGCGACTCGGGTTGCTGA
- a CDS encoding DUF6114 domain-containing protein: MSSVRNLRSGFRQWRAHRPFWGGLLLTLAGAEILLTEKASLKVVMHIGMQGLAGYLLPTLMLLCGLLILFNPAQRLFYSLLGILLSLGTWLTSNLGGFLIGLLLGAIGSCLTFGWLPDQEPRRRRLRLRPRRTA, translated from the coding sequence ATGTCCTCCGTCCGGAACCTGAGATCCGGTTTCCGGCAGTGGCGCGCGCACCGCCCCTTCTGGGGCGGGCTGCTGCTCACTCTGGCCGGGGCGGAGATCCTCCTCACCGAGAAGGCGTCCCTGAAGGTCGTCATGCACATCGGTATGCAGGGGCTGGCGGGCTATCTGCTCCCCACCCTGATGCTGCTGTGCGGCCTGCTGATCCTCTTCAACCCGGCCCAGCGGCTCTTCTACTCCCTCCTGGGCATCCTGCTCTCCCTCGGTACCTGGCTCACCTCCAACCTCGGCGGCTTCCTCATCGGCCTCCTGCTCGGAGCCATCGGCAGCTGCCTCACCTTCGGCTGGCTCCCGGACCAGGAACCGCGCCGGCGGCGGTTGCGGTTGCGCCCGCGCCGAACGGCGTAG
- a CDS encoding cytochrome P450 family protein, with translation MGNPSPLVIDATGRDIHGEAARIREGGPVTRVVLPGGVEAWAVSSPELLKRLLTDPRVSKDARQHWPRFARGEITPEWPLFTWVAVRNMFTTYGGEHKRLRVLVSKAFTARRTAALQPRIEEITARLLDRIEEAGRGSRAVDLREEFCYPLPIQVISELFGLPEERGPELRQLVDRLFATSADPGEMTAAYERLYVVLAELVAAKRESPGDDLTSGLIAARDEEGDTRLSEQELLDTLVLMISAGHETTVNLIDNAVHALLTHPEQLAAVRDGRASWEDVVEETLRVDAPVASLPLRYAVEDLDIAELGGPQGAFIGKGEAILAAYAAAGRDPERHGKDADRFDVTRADKEHLAFGHGVHHCLGAPLGRLEARIALPALFERFPDLQLAVPQEDLRPVDSFISNGHRSLPVRVS, from the coding sequence ATGGGAAATCCAAGTCCCTTAGTGATCGACGCGACCGGGCGCGACATCCATGGAGAAGCCGCCCGTATCCGCGAGGGCGGGCCGGTGACGCGGGTGGTGCTGCCCGGTGGTGTGGAGGCCTGGGCGGTGAGCAGTCCGGAGTTGCTCAAGCGGCTGCTGACCGATCCCCGGGTGTCCAAGGACGCCCGGCAGCACTGGCCCCGGTTCGCCCGCGGAGAGATCACGCCGGAGTGGCCGCTGTTCACATGGGTCGCCGTACGGAACATGTTCACCACGTACGGCGGCGAGCACAAACGCCTGCGCGTTCTGGTCTCCAAGGCGTTCACCGCGCGCCGGACGGCCGCGCTCCAGCCGCGTATCGAGGAGATCACCGCGCGACTGCTGGACCGGATCGAGGAGGCCGGGCGCGGGTCCCGGGCCGTCGATCTGCGCGAGGAGTTCTGCTACCCGCTGCCGATCCAGGTGATCAGCGAGCTGTTCGGCCTGCCCGAGGAGCGGGGCCCCGAGCTGCGACAGCTGGTGGACCGCCTCTTCGCCACCTCCGCCGACCCGGGTGAGATGACCGCCGCGTACGAGCGGTTGTACGTCGTCCTGGCCGAACTCGTCGCCGCCAAGCGGGAGTCGCCCGGTGACGACCTCACCTCCGGCCTGATCGCGGCCCGCGACGAGGAGGGCGACACCCGGCTGAGCGAGCAGGAACTGCTCGACACCCTGGTGCTGATGATCAGCGCGGGGCACGAGACCACGGTCAACCTCATCGACAACGCCGTCCACGCTCTGCTCACCCATCCCGAGCAGCTCGCGGCGGTGCGGGACGGCCGGGCCTCGTGGGAGGACGTGGTCGAGGAGACACTGCGGGTCGACGCGCCGGTCGCCAGCCTGCCGCTGCGGTATGCCGTGGAGGACCTCGACATCGCCGAACTGGGCGGTCCGCAAGGGGCGTTCATCGGCAAGGGCGAGGCCATTCTCGCCGCGTACGCCGCCGCCGGACGCGACCCCGAGCGGCACGGAAAGGACGCCGACCGCTTCGACGTCACCCGCGCCGACAAGGAACACCTCGCCTTCGGCCACGGCGTGCACCACTGCCTCGGCGCCCCGCTCGGCCGCCTGGAGGCCCGGATCGCGCTCCCGGCACTCTTCGAGCGGTTCCCGGACCTCCAACTCGCCGTCCCCCAGGAGGATTTGCGGCCGGTGGACTCCTTCATATCCAACGGCCACCGCTCCCTCCCTGTGCGGGTCTCCTGA